In Elaeis guineensis isolate ETL-2024a chromosome 1, EG11, whole genome shotgun sequence, a genomic segment contains:
- the LOC105039196 gene encoding uncharacterized protein isoform X2 translates to MPGPGPHTMYALGAGVGLMRLSRGRFGPHHCLFYAANAFLGPDLGSFAEWLTSSVLGFGRPFGSFAMDVVHHPFYYVLVLGLPLSFFYAWLSGVLLRRGLLDTVSGVPLNRRQCFLLLSAGSLSHFFLDHLFEENGHSSMYSWVLSTGWWKGRAPINPEAVVVIGILCTCLIGGFIYINRKGADMPA, encoded by the exons ATGCCGGGCCCGGGGCCGCACACGATGTACGCGCTGGGAGCTGGGGTGGGGCTGATGCGCCTCTCCCGCGGCCGATTCGGGCCGCACCACTGCCTCTTCTACGCCGCCAACGCCTTCCTCGGCCCCGACCTCGGTTCCTTCGCCGAGTGGCTCACCTCTTCCGTCCTCGGCTTTGGACGCCCCTTCGGCTCCTTCGCCATGGACGTCGTCCATCATCCCTTCTATTACGTCCTCGTCCTCGGCCTCCCCCTCTCCTTCTTCTATGCCTGGCTCTCTGGGGTCCTCCTCCGCCGGGGCCTCCTCGATACTGTCTCAGGG GTTCCTCTGAACAGACGGCAATGCTTCTTGTTGTTGTCGGCAGGCTCATTGTCGCATTTTTTCTTAGATCACTTGTTTGAG GAGAATGGCCATTCTTCAATGTATTCTTGGGTACTGAGCACAGGATGGTGGAAAGGCAGAGCACCTATCAACCCAGAAGCAGTTGTTGTCATTGGAATTTTATGCACTTGTCTAATTGGGGGCTTTATTTATATCAACAG AAAAGGTGCAGACATGCCAGCATAG
- the LOC105039196 gene encoding uncharacterized protein isoform X1, whose protein sequence is MPGPGPHTMYALGAGVGLMRLSRGRFGPHHCLFYAANAFLGPDLGSFAEWLTSSVLGFGRPFGSFAMDVVHHPFYYVLVLGLPLSFFYAWLSGVLLRRGLLDTVSGVPLNRRQCFLLLSAGSLSHFFLDHLFEENGHSSMYSWVLSTGWWKGRAPINPEAVVVIGILCTCLIGGFIYINRVKQGKSVLARSNQSFRLVLAIATLYCLWCASQIYWRNPPQSAVGEEADLGVLIFLGIYFFLPHSLCILSMNQKEYLDTSDQLPL, encoded by the exons ATGCCGGGCCCGGGGCCGCACACGATGTACGCGCTGGGAGCTGGGGTGGGGCTGATGCGCCTCTCCCGCGGCCGATTCGGGCCGCACCACTGCCTCTTCTACGCCGCCAACGCCTTCCTCGGCCCCGACCTCGGTTCCTTCGCCGAGTGGCTCACCTCTTCCGTCCTCGGCTTTGGACGCCCCTTCGGCTCCTTCGCCATGGACGTCGTCCATCATCCCTTCTATTACGTCCTCGTCCTCGGCCTCCCCCTCTCCTTCTTCTATGCCTGGCTCTCTGGGGTCCTCCTCCGCCGGGGCCTCCTCGATACTGTCTCAGGG GTTCCTCTGAACAGACGGCAATGCTTCTTGTTGTTGTCGGCAGGCTCATTGTCGCATTTTTTCTTAGATCACTTGTTTGAG GAGAATGGCCATTCTTCAATGTATTCTTGGGTACTGAGCACAGGATGGTGGAAAGGCAGAGCACCTATCAACCCAGAAGCAGTTGTTGTCATTGGAATTTTATGCACTTGTCTAATTGGGGGCTTTATTTATATCAACAG AGTGAAGCAGGGAAAATCAGTTCTCGCTAGATCGAATCAGTCATTTAGACTTGTCCTGGCAATAGCAACACTGTACTGTTTGTGGTGTGCTAGTCAGATATATTGGAGAAATCCTCCTCAGTCAGCAGTGGGGGAAGAGGCAGATCTTGGCGTTCTCATATTTCTTGGCATCTATTTTTTCCTCCCACACAGCTTGTGTATTTTGTCAATGAATCAGAAAGAGTACCTCGACACATCGGATCAGCTCCCACTGTAA